In Pocillopora verrucosa isolate sample1 chromosome 13, ASM3666991v2, whole genome shotgun sequence, one genomic interval encodes:
- the LOC131775159 gene encoding uncharacterized protein, translating to MVFKTKKRLNFTKCLKSKWLTDLKDYELRKRTIVVNISNKDALISGPEPRKVLQPRKSTILAGVSVISAESLVLIKISDEINIGGCVLEDGWCQLTAQDPTYPWDVPLYKSPQFDVGCVEFDPCTVTGTERPSFSDGGVKKFNIKVNVWFCPAKTNCGIHNEHTKPEMLEVHTQIYGTGRMQKFLSKDFNSIYEDVLMAPGFTHDPFAGVKDNGDIFYGWHQYYSDTDCIWMAIEYHPA from the exons ATGGTGTTTAAGACGAAAAAACGTTTGAATTTTACGAAGTGTTTGAAGTCCAAGTGGCTGACTGATTTGAAAGATTATGAATTGAGGAAAAGAACAATTGTGGTCAACATTTCCAACAAGGATGCCCTCATCTCGGGGCCGGAACCTCGCAAAGTTTTGCAGCCGAGAAAGTCCACGATTTTAGCAG GTGTAAGTGTTATAAGTGCCGAGTCTCTCGTGCTTATCAAAATCTCGGACGAAATCAATATCGGTGGCTGTGTTCTGGAAGACGGCTGGTGTCAGCTGACAGCACAGGACCCAACTTACCCGTGGGATGTTCCGTTGTACAAGTCCCCACAGTTTGACGTCGGGTGTGTTGAATTTGACCCTTGCACAGTAACGGGAACCGAAAGGCCAAGCTTCTCTGACGGTGGTGTGAAGAAGTTCAACATTAAAGTGAATGTGTGGTTCTGCCCGGCTAAAACCAACTGCGGGATTCATAATGAACACACTAAACCGGAGATGTTAGAG GTCCACACCCAGATATATGGCACAGGTAGAATGCAGAAATTCCTCTCCAAAGACTTCAACAGCATTTATGAAGATGTGCTCATGGCACCTGGATTTACCCATGATCCTTTTGCTGGTGTCAAGGACAACGGTGACATCTTCTATGGTTGGCACCAGTACTACTCTGATACTGATTGTATCTGGATGGCCATCGAATACCATCCGGCATGA